The Lytechinus variegatus isolate NC3 chromosome 11, Lvar_3.0, whole genome shotgun sequence genome contains the following window.
TCCATCAACCTGCAAGGCTAAACCAGGTGCAGGACCAAAAACGCTTCCACCAACCATGCCAACCACTACAATTCAGCCAGCAGTTCAAACAACCATGCAACCACCGGTACGAGAGACTGTAAAACCGGCACCCATTTACCGTATAGCCTAAGATGATTAACGTTGAGGGATAGGTTTCACGGGACATTCAGTGTATTcgtgcaaaaaaaaagaatttaccaAAGTGCAATATCATAAGTCTTTCATGCAATCCTTCAGAACTATtcataaatatgatatgatTAATTACTATCTTGATCAGTTAAATCGATTGATTGGTGAAAATAAGGAGCGACAATAATTAGTGTAAAGTTATCTGTAAATACTGACTTGTTTTCGTTTCGTAACATTTTCATGACTTACCCTTTCTCTAATGTTAGCTTAATCTGATAAAGAGAAGAGATAAAACGCAATTAGTCATTTCCATTTACAAAAAAACATAATGGTCATAATgccatgataatttttttttaactgattgATCGTATACTacttattataatgataatgctttttaaataaacatgagTTTTGTACAAGAAATGTAGTGCATTCGTTTGGTTGGACTTTTTATTCTCGGTGTTTCAATAGGCCTTCTGTACAATAATGCTATAAATTtattgatgaagatggtgacaAGGAGGTCGACAACGATGACGGTGATTTTGatgaatcatgaataaaatggagaAGGGTGTTActgatgaaataaagatgaggaTTATGTAAAAGCAAATACTGGACGAAGACGACAATGATGAAAGTGACAATAACgatgaaaatgatattgttGGTAGTGTTGTCTgtgttgatgttgttgttgatgatgatggcataGTGATggaatggtgatggtgatgaaggtaatgatgatgatagtgatgatgttgatgatggtgataatagtgatgatggtggtagtgatgatgatgatgattattatcattatgatgatgacgaaggtatatgacgttgatgatgatgatgatgatgacagtgacgatgatggtggtgatggtgatgatgaaggtaattatgatgatgatagtgatgatggtaatgttgACGATGCTGgtgcagtggcgtagctaggattttttcctgggggggcactggggggtccttgctttttcagggggggcaccggccatttttttccggtgtgtctgtatgtgtcacaagggcggatccgactttcgccaataaggGACGGGGccagaaattatcttcacctatattatCCCCGATTAGTCAtattttagttttattcttataaaacaacataaacatgaaatctCATAAGCCtcataaaaagtgcgagcgcgaagtgcgagcgattttttttttactgccatgtattttgtcctgaaaatttaatattctgggcaatgatatatgtgatcctgaacaagatttttatgtaactagatggttactgcgaatgCCAAGCATGAgcagaaatttgtattaattaTTCTATCaatatcgaaaagggacctgttaaggactgcctacagttacccacgaagacggtatatgtttcaataatgcgagcgcgaagcgcgagcaaattttttttacattccgacataaaaaatggtaattctaagcactttttgcattaataaatgggataggtatgtaactaaacaattgatgcgagcgcgtagcgcgagaggaagaaaattgagattttagacctaaaaacaggacactctattcatattttgtaaatcataaatatgatatGTGAAgtgtgagcagacaattattgatattctgatgtgaaactggataatttaagtacactttaaataaagaacatgcaggctatcgcgcatgttttatatttagacctagaatctgggcattctgaatacattcgTTTAATGGAACATTCGTTGAATGGAATTCAcatagacaatatgaacttggcaaatcaaacacaatgtgaccacgcagcgtgagcttaaaatgcataaaacggatattttacagagcacttaaatttgtaaatgaaaaaaaaaatattgaaagctagatgtccgagctaaaatatgttttgtatattgacttcaaaacttgctccttatcagtctattgagcaagatatgaatctcatcgaactggcaattctggcgcgaagagcaagcaaaaattgtatatagtaacatgaaagatttttttttgcaaatcttcccctaacattatttcattcactcgtcttcctccttttattttcctcttcttttttcttttgtctttcttcttcttttccttttttcttttcctctttctccctttttttttgctctgccaattttttctgggggggcacctgggggggcacaccaaatctcaggggggcacgtgccccccaggccccccgtagctacgccactgtgatgtggtgatgatagtgatggtggtgatgatagtgatgatgatgatgaaggtaatgatgttgttgctgctgatgatgatgatagtgatgatatgGTAATAATGTTGACGATgctgttggtgatgatgatggtgatgatatagtgatgatgatgatgatgatgaaggtaatgatgttgttgctgctgctgctgatgatgatagtgatgatatgGTAATAATGTTGACGatgctggtggtgatgatgatggtgatgatatagtgatgatgatgaaggtaatgatgttgttgctgctgctgctgatgatgatagtgatgatatgGTAATAATGTTGACGATgctgttggtgatgatgatggtgatgatatagtgatgatgatgaaggtaatGATGTTgttactgctgctgctgatgatgatagtgatgatatgGTAATAATGTTGACGATgctgttggtgatgatgatgatgatagtgattgtggtggtgatgatgatgataatgacgatcaTTAGGATGACACGATGACGACAATGGTAATGATAAAGGAACATAAATGTGAAAGTGCCACTGCCAACGGCTTATAAAAATCATTCgactgcaaaaaaaaacatatgaaaGAAAGTGAtgagtaaagaaagaaagaaagaaagaaagaaggaaggaaggaaggaaggaaggaaggaaggaaagaaagaaagaaagaaagaaaaataaagaaattaattgaagagagagagagagagagtgtgtgtgtgtgtgtgtgtattaaaGAGTGTGACGATTGACCTTGCAAGTTATCATAAGctactttttcatttcatgatatAGTCCCATTTGACATGTTTAATCTTCAGTTTATAGTCTCGTTTctaattcaaaataatatataatagttataataataataataataataataataacaataataattattaattattattattaattattgataactattattattattaattattattattattatcatttgatagaatataaaacaataacCCTAGATTTCTGGAAGAAGTCCGGTTGCTGTTTAATATACCAACAGAACATCAAGTTGTGgacaatggaaataataataataataataataataataaagaatgaagaataatacagataacaataataatactgatgatgatgatgatgatgataacaataatgataataataatcataataataatgtaataataataataataaaaacaataatgctGTGTGATATCGATGAAAATAGCTTTACtgattacaataattttttattctgtCTGAATATATgaacaaatagaataaataaaaatacataagtTCATAAAATATACGAAAAATAGATTGGACATTGAATAAGattaaattacaaaaatcaaataactgaTAGCGGTTATTGATAGTCATGATAATGCTTTTGTTTACAGTTATTATGGTTATCATTATTGGTGATATTTAGTGCCATCTCAATCTCATGCATTAATATATCATGCGCTGCACATCTCTATGGCACTGCAAGCATTATTTATTGGCCACGCCCACTCATCATGTATTAGTCTAAAATTCAATCGTATATATctacttgaaaaataaaaatagatctACCACCGGATAATTTGCAATCTATAtgtcatttcattaaaattgaaatatttagattttttttgttttatacacaTCGCGAATCATACGTTTTTTTAGCCGTTTACTTGATCAATTTGGACAAAGTATCTTTGTCGCAGATTTTATTGATAGACTAGACTACGCAGTCAGACAACTAATTCACAGAGTACACCGAGAGTCAGATTGCAGCATTTTTTAGATTCGAAGTAAGTTTAGATAAACGCAGTTTTCCTTTAAAGTaaatttaatttatattttaaatgaaTGGTACTGATAATCTTTCATTTTCGTGAGAAGATAAATGGTATAATTCGAGTTAGTGACTGACTTATTTTTTAGTGTGTATAAATCAAATGAACAAGTTGCCTAACGTTAATGCTGCTCAGGAGGCTATTTCCATTACCGGTGCATGCGATTTCTTTTGCACGCAAAGAAATGAGAGACAACATAATTCCGTGGTACGCATCCTCATGTGGAGAGATCTAGATCTTTAGGTATTAAAGCACTTTCTTTGTCACATCCTTTGTGTGAGGTTATGGCTATAAACCCAGCTTTGACTCAAACTTGTAACTTCAATTGAACCtgaaaaattatagaaatattAGAAATGGAATGCCAGGCCCAAATTGaaactcaaaatcatgaataagttAAAGTTGACTAGACTAGACTAGAGGGTCTACCTTAGAAAGGTGAATATCTGTGATGCAAATGCATTTTAATATGGATCTGAATGTGTACACTGCTGGACCAATTGTTTTTGGTATGAATgcagggggagagagagggcgCGGTGATATATATCGTAGGTGGCTCTTTTTGATCTTCGACTTGAACACCTCTAATATGCTGTTCGCTGTGTCAGGTGGGAGATGGTTCCAGAATCCAAGCCAGAGGGGTACcgtactaaaaaaaaaatgatctctTTTGTTTATGACATCATTAGCGTGTGATGATtccccttcatatttttttatcttttagcTGGTAGACCTGCTAAGACGTCACAATGGGGTCACTGATGGCCAAAGCAATGGATGAGAGTTTCAAAAAGAACAAGGAATTCATGACTGAAATGCAAGTTACCACCGTAAGTTATAACATTAGAATGAATAAAGGATCTCGCAGGCAGAGTCTAGTTGGCTTCATCCTTTCAAGAATTCATCATCTTGGATATTTCTGTCAAACATTGAATTAGATTAAACCACTACAATGATTTGACGCAATTTAGCTGGAGTCTCATGCATTGCAAGCATGAATTGATGTATTGGGCTACACAAAAATTGACCAGTCTGTGTGgtcatttttatcatgattttcAACTACAAGTGCACTTGAAGAGTCACCCTTTTGAATGGACCGTTTTGTATGATActctctcaaaatatttaaaaaaaatttttaatctCACAACTTGAATATCACTCTAAGACCTGGATAAATGAAATTGTTGTATTATTGGTTTATCTTCCAGGTCCAACGTCAAATTCAGATGCAGAATAAAATGAGAGAACGTGGTATGGCGATGCAGCTTGCAGGGTCGAGAGAACTCTTCAATTGGTTAGCTTCGTTCTATGGTGTTGTTGCAGTAGCAGGCTTGGCTGGGTAAGACAAATTGCCCTCAATTTATAAATGTGCATTCAAAATGATGGTTACAGAATTAGTTTGTAAAATTAGTTTGTGAAATTGGACCTcgtgaataataattattgtaacTCAATAAGCAGTGAATTAATGTTCAACACCGAGGTACTGATTTATTTACTAAGTTATATTTCTGCATTGTGTGCAGTggcaatattttatttatattccaATACATCTCTACCTCCTTTTTTCACCCCCTACCTTTGCATTCCCACTTTTCAATgtgcaatattttgtgtaagagaattttatttgaattatgtcATGGGAATGACATGTTCGGGGGCACATGCCTCCGGGCAACAGTGctgaatttcacttttgtgcCCCCTGACCCCTTTTGCTTGTATACTTGTTTTTCTGATGTAATGTATTCATACTTTTCTATGTTGgtcaaagaaataataatactatAGTAATAATTACAGTAATATAATATGCTAAAAGATGTATATTTGGAGTTCTTGATTCCCAAATCCTACAGCGTGCATTTATTATTTGGGACattgtatttatgtatgtaAGAAAATCCAATCAGTTTGTAGTTTGAGGTAGTTTCATCCATAATTCAATGACATGGACagtttcttattatttgttaatTACACAGCGCTGCTAAAGGTAGCAAGGCGGCTCTTGTTCCGCTGATACCTCTTACCTTCCTAGTCGGTTACCAGTGGGACTACTGCTTTAATACCAAGGTAGAGAGAATAAGAAGTAAGTTCAATCGAcccttttttgttaatttattcAACTCTAGTTACAATTATCTTCCATAAGCTATAAAGTATGTACGAACCAGCAACTTGATATAAATCATctcaagtcctcaactactcaaaTCAGGCCAGGTTTCCAACCCATAATGCAACTTTCATAGCAATGCAGTCCTGTGATATAGGCCCATTTGAATGATAACACACTAATTCACTACTCGATATATTCATACGCCAACAATTATGTTTAATACCAAGTAGcaaaaaggtacatgtatgtgtatcttcaaaacatttcattttcctatacaaataaaattatggGCTAATTTCTTACTAGTTTTATTTTctcaaatccttttttttttaagtaatagTTATCTCAAaaggtatattttaagactagctattcataataattatacttgcttatatagcgcttaatactttgtcagaagtctctaagtgctctacagtatatgcagcataattaccctggctttagcagtgcagctgttacgcgtgCTGCGttttaaggaataaattcctaccaggtacccatttacctcacctgggttgagtgcagcatattgcggatcaatttcttgctgaaggaaattacgccatggttgggattcgaacccgcgaccctctgtttcagagtccggagactaatccactgggccacaacgctccactgaTAAAATGATAACACACAATCTGTCATTGAGAGACCCAACACAACACAGGGTTGGTCATTGGTCACTTTTATGTGGGCATACAACACCATGCTGCATGTGGGGTGTAACTATATAGTCTCTTGAACTGTCATGAAtgatcatcccccccccccccccccccactcctgTCTTCCGCTTTTCTCTTGGTGCACaaatatgttgattttaatcataaCGAGGCTGTTGTTGCAGAATTATACTTTGCAGTTGCAACCATGGAGTTTTGACATGTGTgctgtttattattattcttgatCATCACACTCATCCGGGTAAGTGCTAGATTGgaaggggtgggggagggggttgaattTGGAAAAAGaatgaggaagaggaagaaagaagaagaaaacaaatccaGATGGAGTGACATTCTCTTTTaaacaactcccaagaatgttctgtaatctgattggtccaaatcggatcacatgatattcagcgaattgcattattgcatccaaaatccactttcctgcactctgacgtcaaagtgcaggatagtgcaaggtctggaattatctagattTATCTAGAAattagatcaaatatagcattcggGGCAACTCGGTAACATATGGGGGAGGagggggttgtataaaacaaataatgcacgtaagtgcgtgcattatttgtataatgtacACCAATTATTTCAACTGATTAAAATATATTGTCAGTTATGAGTCACCTCTAACCCATAACAAACTACCCTTGCATCACTCTCGATCCTcgtcatgattatcatcatgatttcttttgttttgtttcaacAGAGGAAGCTGAGCGCATCTTGAACGAAGAACCTTCTATCCTGTCACTACCTAATGGTCTTCCAACCTTTGAGGATATCGAAGCAGCCAGGACTAAGGCATCAAAACAGGACTAAATCTCACCTAATACCTATCTATGATGCAAGTGTACAAGTGCTCTTCTCCTGAAAAAAAACTTGTCCAGGGGCCCAAGTGCACAATTTCTACAATAAAtgtactatcagccaatcagattgaaggatttcagtaactTTTAACTGTCGTTTTATGAAACGAACCCTGTTTCATAATAATACACATGCATATAGCTATTGATACAGTTATGCATGACATTAAGCAGCCTTGGAACATGTTCTGAGATGGTAAAACAGCTACCTAGGATATGTCATGAGCTATATGTAATACGGGTCACCGGTCATGCTAAAGTCATGCATAACATACAAACAGCATTGTGAAACAGTCCCCCTGGGGCTCCATAGTACTAAACAAAGTTTAGTGATTGCTAATACCCGTAGGactgatatttatgatattgCTGATATGTCCAATCAATCATGAAAGTCAATGATGCAATCAATTACTAATGATTGTGTTACAGGACTGGTATTGGAGCAAATGTACCAGGTGagtgcttcataaagctgttcgtaagttaagagggACTTTACAAACGACTGTTGACCCTTTCTTAAGAACTTAATCAATGCCAATGGATAACTTGTGGGTAGCACTTACCACaaggaaggatcaccagtccttCATAAAATCGCTTGTAACCTAAAAATAGCATtacgaaacacccaccagaattGAAGATGAATGATTATGTTCAAATTACACCAAGGAAACGAAAAATAATaggcaataataataatcaatgatagtcatttatatagcgccatctatctagaaataatctattctgaggcgcagtgtttattatcattattaccctggctttagcttaaactgcctttcagcgctcggtgcattcaaggaattaatcctgccgtgtacccattcacctcacctgggttgagtgcagcacaatgtggataaatttcttgctgaaggaaattacgccatggctgggattcgaacccgcgaccctctgtttcaaagtcggaagactaatccacttgaTCACAATGCTCCTCAACTGATAATATACTATTCAAAATAAAAGTAAGGTCCTGGACCCGTAACACAGAGCTTGGCAacgatcgtagaacatttttctgtgaatgattgcattgactacaatgtacaaacAGTCGTGAAAATCAAACGTATGTTATGATCTTATAAGCGAATTGTGCTTATAGTGTAACTCGCAGGGTAAGTTCGCGTAAAAGTGTTCTATTGCAAATATGTACGAGCGCACAGTGAATGGGGAGTTTATGTGAGAAAATCACTTCAGTACAAAATATTCACGCACAAACACTCTGTATGCTTCTTTCCCAACTAAAGTTTTTCTTTTGGGGTGGGGGTTGTAGTCCGTTCTAGAAAAACACTTCTTTctcatcacaaaataaaagagatttAAGACATATAATAACCTGGTAAA
Protein-coding sequences here:
- the LOC121423846 gene encoding plasminogen receptor (KT)-like, with protein sequence MGSLMAKAMDESFKKNKEFMTEMQVTTVQRQIQMQNKMRERGMAMQLAGSRELFNWLASFYGVVAVAGLAGAAKGSKAALVPLIPLTFLVGYQWDYCFNTKVERIRKEAERILNEEPSILSLPNGLPTFEDIEAARTKASKQD